From Salvia splendens isolate huo1 chromosome 3, SspV2, whole genome shotgun sequence, a single genomic window includes:
- the LOC121793880 gene encoding ethylene-responsive transcription factor WIN1-like: MVQTKKFRGVRQRHWGSWVSEIRHPLLKRRVWLGTFETAGEAARAYDEAAILMSGRNAKTNFPVPAADQDGGGGSQMPPPQSNIPDTSRSASLSSILSAKLRKCCKSPSSSLTCLRLDTENSHIGVWQKRAGSRADASWVMTVELGKKKAAAGDGQEPPPPLAPPPLSAGNGIDEEERMALQMIEELLNRN, encoded by the exons ATGGTACAAACCAAGAAATTCCGAGGTGTTAGACAACGCCACTGGGGATCTTGGGTGTCAGAGATTCGCCACCCTCTCCT GAAGAGGAGGGTGTGGCTGGGGACGTTTGAGACGGCAGGGGAGGCGGCCCGTGCCTACGACGAGGCCGCCATACTGATGAGCGGCAGGAATGCGAAGACCAACTTCCCTGTTCCGGCCGCTGACCAGGACGGTGGTGGGGGCAGCCAGATGCCCCCGCCGCAGTCTAATATTCCGGATACCTCGCGCTCAGCATCTCTGTCATCAATCCTGAGCGCGAAGCTCCGGAAATGCTGCAAGTCGCCTTCGTCGTCGCTGACGTGCCTGAGGCTCGACACCGAGAATTCGCACATCGGCGTGTGGCAGAAGAGGGCCGGGTCTCGGGCCGACGCTAGCTGGGTCATGACGGTGGAGCTGGGGAAGAAGAAGGCGGCCGCCGGAGACGGACAGgagccaccgccgccgctggCACCGCCGCCTTTGTCGGCGGGGAATGGGATCGATGAGGAGGAGAGGATGGCTTTGCAGATGATCGAGGAGCTTCTCAAtcggaattaa
- the LOC121795053 gene encoding embryo-specific protein ATS3B-like, with the protein MNSSQKQTKSKIPPNRSQFLQPAATSLTLLIMKRLIFLLILALVFCSAQSRSIIPRHQPHPSLQISNKTQNEASCSFTVVIRTSCSSTRYTLDHISLAFGDAYGIQVYAPHLDDPASRVFESCSTDTFQISGPCTYQICYLYLYRSGYDGWIPYDVTVYGYNSKPATFYYNVKVPADIWYGFNYCSGARATSSAATK; encoded by the exons ATGAATTCATCgcaaaagcaaacaaaatcTAAAATTCCACCTAATAGATCTCAATTTCTCCAACCAGCGGCTACTTCACTCACACTTCTAATCATGAAACGCCTCATTTTCCTGCTAATTCTCGCTCTCGTCTTCTGTTCTGCACAATCACGATCCATTATCCCGCGCCACCAACCTCATCCATCTCTCCAAATCAGCAACAAAACCCAG AATGAAGCGAGCTGTTCGTTTACTGTAGTCATTAGGACCAGTTGCTCATCTACTCGATACACGCTTGATCATATCAGTCTTGCCTTCGGCGATGCTTATGGAATTCAG GTTTATGCTCCACATCTAGACGACCCCGCTTCAAGAGTGTTTGAGAGTTGCTCGACTGACACGTTTCAAATCAGTGGACCGTGTACGTACCAGATATGCTACTTGTACCTCTACAGAAGTGGGTACGATGGATGGATCCCGTACGATGTTACAGTCTACGGGTATAACTCGAAGCCTGCCACTTTCTACTACAATGTAAAAGTACCCGCGGATATTTGGTATGGGTTTAACTACTGTTCCGGAGCCAGAGCCACCTCATCAGCAGCGACCAAGTAA
- the LOC121795051 gene encoding butanoate--CoA ligase AAE1-like — MNHFFRRRSSICTSWLFNGATKETCVRPIRRSLCQSPEAWSWKSMDGMVRSPANYVPLSPVSFLERAAKVYGDRTSVVYGSAEFTWKQTHLRCVKLASALTRLGVSTGDVIAILAPNIPAMQELHFAVPMAGAVICALNTRHDSSMISILLRHSEAKIIFVDHQLLHIAQGAFDLIAKDELKPPLLVFIRDPNASASVPNDTHEYETLLAGGDAGYKARRPRTEWDPISVNYTSGTTSRPKGVVYNHRGAYLNALATLSVHGMSSMPVYLWTVPMFHCNGWCLIWGLAAVGGTNICLRRVSPREIFDTLAAKAVTNMGGAPTVLNMIVNSPDRRPLSRKVEIMTGGSPPPPSILERIEELGFRVSHLYGLTETYGPATTCLWRPEWDSLPREEQYRIRARQGVEHYALEEVDVRDSVTMESVPADGATMGEIMLRGNTVMSGYLKDVKATEEAFAGGWFRSGDLGVKHDDGYIEVKDRLKDVVISGGENISTVEVETVLYRHPAILEAAVVGRPDDHWGQTPCAFVKLKEGFEVSREEIIEFCRERLPHYMAPKTVIFEDIPKTSTGKIQKFILREKAKALSPSSSS, encoded by the exons ATGAACCACTTTTTCCGGCGGAGGAGTTCAATCTGCACCAGCTGGCTCTTCAATGGCGCCACCAAGGAGACCTGCGTGCGACCAATTCGGAGGAGTCTCTGTCAATCACCGGAAGCCTGGTCGTGGAAGTCAATGGACGGCATGGTGAGGTCGCCGGCGAATTACGTGCCGCTGTCGCCGGTGAGCTTCTTGGAGAGAGCCGCCAAGGTTTACGGAGATCGAACTTCAGTCGTCTATGGCTCTGCTGAATTCACATGGAAGCAGACTCACCTGAGGTGCGTGAAGCTCGCTTCTGCCCTCACACGTTTGGGCGTTTCCACCGGCGATGTG ATAGCAATACTGGCGCCTAACATACCTGCAATGCAAGAGCTGCATTTCGCAGTGCCGATGGCCGGAGCAGTCATCTGCGCGTTGAACACACGCCACGACTCGTCCATGATCTCCATCCTCCTCCGCCACTCCGAAGCCAAGATCATCTTCGTCGATCACCAGTTGCTCCATATTGCTCAGGGCGCTTTTGATCTTATAGCGAAAGACGAGCTCAAACCCCCACTCCTCGTCTTCATTCGGGACCCTAATGCCTCTGCCTCCGTCCCAAATGACACTCACGAATACGAGACCCTCCTGGCTGGGGGAGATGCTGGATACAAGGCCAGGCGGCCGAGAACGGAATGGGATCCGATCAGTGTGAACTACACCTCTGGCACGACATCGCGCCCGAAAGGGGTAGTGTATAACCATAGAGGCGCCTATCTGAACGCCCTAGCTACACTGTCGGTTCATGGGATGAGCTCGATGCCTGTCTACCTCTGGACAGTGCCGATGTTCCACTGCAACGGCTGGTGCCTCATTTGGGGGCTGGCGGCGGTAGGTGGCACCAACATCTGCCTACGGCGTGTCTCCCCGAGAGAAATATTCGACACACTTGCTGCAAAAGCGGTCACCAACATGGGAGGGGCTCCAACGGTCTTGAACATGATCGTAAACTCCCCTGACCGGAGGCCGCTGTCTCGCAAGGTTGAGATCATGACTGGCGGATCACCACCCCCGCCCTCGATTCTGGAGAGGATCGAGGAGCTCGGATTCAGAGTGTCACACTTGTATGGACTCACGGAAACTTATGGGCCAGCCACGACGTGTCTGTGGAGGCCTGAGTGGGACTCGTTGCCTCGCGAGGAGCAGTACCGGATCAGAGCGAGGCAGGGGGTGGAGCACTACGCTCTCGAGGAGGTCGACGTGAGAGATTCGGTGACAATGGAGAGTGTACCTGCGGATGGTGCAACAATGGGTGAGATCATGCTTAGAGGAAACACTGTGATGAGTGGATACCTAAAAGATGTGAAAGCCACAGAGGAAGCTTTTGCAGGGGGGTGGTTCAGAAGCGGCGATCTTGGTGTGAAGCACGATGATGGCTACATTGAAGTTAAGGACAGGTTGAAGGATGTGGTGATCTCTGGTGGCGAGAACATAAGCACAGTCGAGGTTGAGACAGTGCTGTACCGCCATCCAGCTATTCTTGAAGCGGCGGTTGTGGGAAGACCGGATGATCACTGGGGGCAGACGCCCTGCGCCTTTGTGAAGTTGAAGGAAGGATTTGAGGTTAGCCGTGAGGAGATAATAGAGTTTTGCAGAGAACGTTTACCTCATTATATGGCGCCAAAGACCGTCATTTTCGAGGATATACCAAAGACCTCAACAGGCAAGATTCAGAAATTCATCCTCAGGGAGAAAGCAAAGGCCCTGtccccttcttcttcatcttga
- the LOC121795054 gene encoding DNAJ protein JJJ1 homolog has product MASSEKRCLYEVLGLSRDCSADEIRSAYRRLALQRHPDKLVRSGVSEADATAAFQELVNAYEVLSDDRERAWYDSHRNQILFSSTSSSASGGSSGFVPDLFSFFSNSVYSGYSDSGRGFYKVYRDLFEKIYANELNFAKKLGLPLPREAPVMGNLESPYVQVTAFYSYWLGFTTILEFFWADQYDAMAGPNRKSRRLMEEENKKLRKKARREYNETVRGLAEFVKKRDKRVIDMQIKRNEEMERKREEEKQRKKELERQKAEKARNYEEPEWAKVEEVEEEDESEDALEEKKNEFYCVACSKKFRSDKQWKNHEQSKKHKEKVAQLREAFLEEDIECEAEVDADDGSDICYLSADDGVSKLGEQFEAGIGIQEDDSDDGQNESGEAVEFKDPKEFSGRNRVAAGTGPDVEDDDDSDDGDEASVFEAMLSGHTTWNKARNQPSAPAAKTQMESDGDELDFTDYNDTKGEDPKDFSGVNGVVEGMGPDEEDDEDNDDGDEASVFEAMLSGRRSRNKARNQPMAPAAKTQTESDGDELGFMEYNDTKGSRSNRGRRRRRGRRHEDAEPAKPSTAERNGKAEEDEECDGDATELISEPLPESETTRTEDAVREKVHKHQEQGASKKLPAKKENAAKSKASSKGRKQKVSTRGADNMCEKCGEEFESKNKLHKHLGETGHASLKR; this is encoded by the exons ATGGCCTCATCGGAGAAGCGGTGCTTATACGAAGTCCTCGGCCTCAGCCGTGACTGCTCCGCCGATGAAATCCGCTCCGCGTACCGGCGCCTCGCCCTCCAGCGCCATCCGGACAAGCTCGTCAGGAGCGGCGTCTCCGAGGCCGACGCCACCGCCGCCTTCCAGGAGCTCGTCAACGCCTACGAGGTCCTCTCCGACGACCGCGAGCGCGCCTGGTACGATTCCCACCGCAACCAGATCCTATTCTCCTCCACCTCCTCTTCTGCCAGCGGCGGCTCCTCAGGTTTCGTCCCCGATTTGTTTTCCTTCTTCTCGAATTCGGTCTACTCCGGATACTCCGACTCCGGGAGGGGGTTTTACAAGGTTTACAGAGATCTGTTTGAGAAGATCTACGCGAATGAGTTAAATTTCGCGAAGAAATTGGGGCTGCCTCTGCCAAGGGAAGCTCCGGTCATGGGCAATTTGGAGAGTCCTTATGTTCAG GTCACAGCATTTTATAGTTACTGGTTAGGGTTTACAACAATACTGGAATTCTTCTGGGCAGATCAATATGATGCTATGGCTGGCCCAAACAGGAAGTCAAGGAGGTTAATGGAAGAGGAGAATAAGAAGTTGAGGAAGAAGGCGAGACGAGAGTATAACGAAACGGTTCGGGGATTGGCTGAGTTTGTGAAGAAGAGGGATAAGAGAGTGATTGATATGCAAATAAAGAGGAATGAGGAgatggagagaaagagggagGAGGAGAAGCAGAGGAAGAAAGAGTTGGAGAGGCAGAAAGCTGAGAAGGCTAGGAATTACGAGGAACCTGAGTGGGCTAAAGTAGAGGAggtcgaggaggaggatgagagCGAAGATGCCTTGGAGGAAAAGAAGAACGAATTCTACTGTGTAGCTTGTAGCAAGAAGTTCAGGAGTGATAAACAATGGAAGAATCACGAACAGTCTAAAAAGCACAAAGAGAAGGTGGCACAGCTGCGGGAAGCATTCCTTGAAGAGGATATAGAATGTGAAGCAGAAGTAGATGCTGATGACGGAAGTGACATTTGTTACTTGTCAGCAGATGATGGAGTAAGTAAACTAGGGGAGCAATTTGAAGCAGGGATTGGTATTCAAGAAGATGATAGTGATGATGGACAGAATGAATCCGGTGAAGCAGTGGAGTTTAAGGATCCTAAAGAATTCAGTGGAAGGAATCGAGTTGCTGCAGGGACAGGGCCAGATGTAGAGGATGATGACGACAGTGATGATGGTGATGAGGCGAGTGTATTTGAAGCTATGTTATCGGGGCATACGACTTGGAACAAAGCAAGAAATCAGCCTAGTGCTCCAGCTGCCAAAACTCAGATGGAGTCTGATGGCGATGAATTGGATTTCACTGACTATAATGACACAAAGGGTGAGGATCCTAAAGATTTCAGTGGAGTAAATGGAGTGGTCGAAGGGATGGGGCCAGATGAAGAGGATGATGAGGATAATGATGATGGTGATGAGGCGAGTGTCTTTGAAGCTATGTTGTCGGGGCGTAGGAGTAGGAACAAAGCAAGAAATCAGCCTATGGCTCCAGCTGCCAAAACTCAGACGGAGTCTGATGGTGATGAATTGGGTTTCATGGAGTATAATGACACAAAGGGCTCGCGAAGTAACAGGGGACGCAGGAGGCGGAGAGGGAGAAGACACGAAGATGCAGAACCAGCAAAACCTAGCACTGCAGAGAGAAATGGTAAGGCTGAGGAAGATGAAGAGTGTGATGGTGATGCTACGGAATTGATATCCGAACCTCTACCAGAATCTGAGACTACTAGGACAGAAGATGCTGTGAGGGAGAAGGTTCATAAGCATCAAGAGCAAGGTGCAAGCAAGAAATTGCCAGCAAAGAAAGAAAATGCTGCCAAGTCGAAAGCCTCATCCAAAGGAAGAAAACAGAAG GTTTCAACAAGAGGTGCTGACAACATGTGTGAGAAGTGTGGAGAAGAATTTGAATCCAA GAATAAACTTCACAAACATTTGGGAGAAACAGGTCATGCCTCACTAAAGCGGTAA
- the LOC121796608 gene encoding probable polygalacturonase At3g15720 — translation MRDDLITGRHRGVPAAAAAATVTVTVARGQQRRGVRRSIGSLGENGNHDEVEAINISNCNISGTEAGIRIKTWQVYVVSEPCLDLNEADRGGSGFARNINFTNIIFTEVKNPVTSIDQFYCVRKICPESELAVRVSDIRFTELLGTLMTNREMETLSYIPILLWTIILGVQLCSAQESKFDVTTFGAVGNGRTDDTKAFEGAWAAACNQQAESVKIRVPTRKKYLVYPIEFGGPCKSNTITFEILGSMVAQPRLAWGDKNKNKQAWLKFRGVDGLSVVGYGLGQIDGQGYTWWRMVDDRPNAMVFVLCNNLRISGLTHINSPKFHLAIVKSNKAEISMLRIIAPSNSPNTDGIDLLYSTNINIRNCTMKTGDDCIAIKGGTSNVIISDILCGPGHGISIGSLGEFGRRDEVEAIDISNCNITGADDGIRIKTWQGGSGFARNINFTNIIFTMVKNPVAFIDQFYCPNKKICPESASAVQVSDIRFTGLSGTSTTNREMIGFRCSAAVPCTNIIVNGVDIKPSDGGQARSACMNVRGFASNVASPPLDCLQP, via the exons atgcgtgacgatttgaTCACCGGGAGGCACCGGGGGgttccggcggcggcggcggcggcgacggtgacGGTGACGGTGGCGAGGGGGCAACagagacgaggagtgaggcggag CATTGGAAGTCTAGGGGAGAATGGAAACCATGATGAAGTTGAAGCAATAAATATAAGTAATTGCAATATTTCTGGAACTGAGGCTGGGATCAGGATCAAGACATGGCAG GTTTATGTCGTGTCCGAGCCGTGTTTGGATTTGAATGAAGCAGACCGA GGAGGCTCTGGATTTGCAAGGAATATCAACTTCACAAATATAATCTTCACAGAGGTTAAAAATCCTGTTACATCTATCGACCAATTCTACTGCGTTCGCAAAATATGTCCTGAAAGT GAATTGGCCGTTCGAGTGAGCGATATCAGatttactgaactcttggggaCTTTGATGACGAATAGGGAGATG GAAACTTTGTCTTATATTCCAATTTTGTTGTGGACAATTATTCTTGGAGTGCAATTATGTAGTGCACAAGAAAGCAAATTTGATGTTACAACGTTTGGTGCAGTGGGTAACGGAAGGACAGACGACACTAAA GCTTTTGAAGGAGCATGGGCAGCAGCTTGCAATCAACAAGCTGAGAGTGTTAAGATACGCGTTCCCACTCGAAAGAAATACTTGGTTTATCCTATAGAGTTTGGAGGCCCATGCAAATCCAATACAATTACATTTGAG ATATTAGGATCCATGGTTGCTCAACCAAGACTAGCATGgggagataaaaataaaaataaacaagcaTGGTTGAAGTTTCGAGGAGTGGATGGTCTTTCTGTAGTGGGATATGGATTAGGGCAAATCGATGGACAGGGATATACATGGTGGCGCATG GTAGACGACCGACCAAAT GCAATGGTATTTGTTCTATGCAATAATCTCCGAATCTCGGGCTTGACGCATATAAACAGCCCAAAATTCCATCTAGCAATAGTTAAGAGTAATAAAGCAGAGATTTCTATGCTTCGCATAATTGCCCCTTCAAATAGTCCCAACACAGATGGGATTGATTTATTATATTCCACCAATATTAATATTCGCAATTGTACAATGAAAACTG GTGATGATTGTATTGCGATTAAAGGAGGTACTTCAAATGTTATTATATCTGATATATTGTGTGGTCCTGGACATGGTATAAG CATTGGAAGTCTTGGGGAGTTTGGAAGACGTGATGAAGTTGAAGCAATTGACATAAGTAATTGCAATATTACTGGAGCTGATGATGGAATCAGGATCAAGACATGGCAG GGAGGTTCTGGATTTGCAAGGAATATCAATTTCACAAACATAATCTTCACAATGGTTAAAAATCCAGTTGCATTCATCGACCAATTCTACTGCCCTAACAAGAAAATATGTCCCGAAAGC GCATCGGCCGTTCAAGTGAGCGATATCAGATTTACTGGACTCTCGGGGACGTCGACGACGAATAGGGAGATGATCGGCTTCCGTTGCAGCGCCGCCGTTCCGTGCACAAACATTATAGTGAACGGAGTGGACATAAAACCAAGCGATGGGGGCCAAGCCCGTTCGGCTTGCATGAATGTTCGTGGATTTGCTAGTAATGTTGCAAGCCCACCTCTTGATTGCCTACAACCATAA
- the LOC121796609 gene encoding probable polygalacturonase At3g15720 — protein MPAFVSAWEAACNKTKENAKISVGSGKTYLVSEIQFQGPCSSTSITFEILGKIVAPPRSAWQKNGSNEWLYFHRVDGLTVVGERQGVIDGRGETWWKNGDSISRPTAMRFSLCNRLEVRGLKHVNSQMNHVSINGCKNATVSDLVMIAPSESPNTDGIDISNSSGLRIVNSSMETGDDCIAINGGTSQVNISNIFCGPGHGISIGSLGKNGKREEVEAINIRNCTFNRTTNGVRIKTWQGGSGFARNINFSQIIFIEAKNPVIINQNYCPHKICAEKKSAVNVSDVGYYGLRGTSISKNDATITFNCSKTVHCTNINVDDVDIKSAGTNQPTRSFCSNAHGKARALMPALGCLLK, from the exons ATGCCG GCATTTGTGTCAGCATGGGAAGCAGCTTgcaataaaacaaaagaaaatgcaAAGATATCAGTAGGCAGTGGGAAGACATATTTGGTTTCTGAAATCCAATTTCAAGGGCCATGCTCTTCCACCTCAATCACATTTGAG ATACTAGGAAAGATTGTGGCTCCACCAAGATCAGCATGGCAGAAGAATGGCTCGAACGAATGGCTCTATTTTCACAGAGTCGACGGGCTCACTGTGGTAGGGGAGCGCCAAGGAGTGATCGATGGCCGTGGAGAGACGTGGTGGAAGAAT GGCGATTCGATATCACGACCGACT GCAATGCGGTTTTCTCTCTGCAACAGACTTGAAGTCAGGGGATTGAAACATGTAAACAGCCAGATGAACCATGTTTCTATAAACGGATGCAAAAACGCGACTGTTTCAGACCTAGTCATGATCGCCCCTTCGGAGAGCCCCAACACAGATGGAATTGACATCAGTAATTCAAGCGGTCTTCGCATTGTTAACTCTTCCATGGAAACTG GGGATGACTGCATTGCCATTAATGGTGGTACTTCACAAGTCAACATATCCAACATATTCTGTGGCCCTGGACATGGAATAAG TATCGGGAGTTTAGGGAAGAATGGGAAGCGCGAAGAAGTAGAAGCAATAAACATACGCAATTGCACTTTTAACAGAACTACAAATGGAGTGAGGATCAAAACATGGCAG GGAGGTTCTGGATTTGCCAGGAACATCAATTTCTCCCAGATAATCTTTATAGAGGCTAAAAACCCCGTTATCATCAACCAGAATTACTGCCCTCACAAGATATGCGCTGAAAAA AAATCAGCAGTCAATGTGAGTGATGTGGGATATTATGGACTTCGTGGCACATCCATCAGCAAGAATGATGCTACGATTACCTTCAACTGCAGCAAGACGGTACATTGCACTAACATCAATGTGGACGATGTGGACATAAAATCGGCAGGTACAAATCAACCAACAAGGTCCTTCTGCTCCAATGCTCATGGAAAAGCTCGTGCATTGATGCCGGCATTGGGTTGCCTGCTCAAGTGA